One window of the Colletotrichum lupini chromosome 9, complete sequence genome contains the following:
- a CDS encoding C6 zinc finger protein, with product MRSCKQGLLVSSSIPQYENHEVNWKPAGKLVTEGGTVRFMDNFLWATVYEELRGMRKLVEREEDIAEAEPSDWDPGASMPDYSEYLLVGGNLPSEKPHDLYPNAGQIFGLWQIFLERVNSLTKIIHPPTLQQSVAEAAAGPGTLPHNIDALLFAVYSMSIVSMTDDECLAMLGSTCKAAFWRFSSGMSIQGRCNIHGAWVLNGICVRIAQKMGLHRDGELLGLPPFETEMRRRIWWQIFMLDSKFSMISGLSQSLLPRPSDCKLPKNLNDADLHAGATERYQDREGPTDMVIPLLVYQVGFCIQQQQDIESLMLYNELSTLSSGRRSKVQSAQMSAFIKNLESRLNAVIDKNSDPTAGPVHELASLLKSPIL from the exons ATGCGGAGCTGCAAGCAAGGCTTGCTCGTT TCTTCCAGCATTCCCCAGTATGAGAACCACGAGGTCAACTGGAAACCCGCTGGCAAGCTTGTGACGGAAGGTGGTACTGTGCGTTTCATGGACAACTTCCTATGGGCCACCGTTTATGAAGAG CTACGTGGGATGCGAAAACTTGTGGAACGCGAAGAGGATATCGCTGAGGCGGAACCGTCCGACTGGGACCCCGGAGCTTCAATGCCCGATTACAGCGAATATCTTCTTGTCGGCGGCAACTTGCCGTCTGAGAAACCTCATGATCTTTACCCCAACGCCGGTCAGATTTTCGGCTTATGGCAAATATTTCTCGAGAGAGTGAATTCTCTTACGAAAATCATACACCCTCCCACCTTGCAGCAGTCCGTGGCAGAAGCTGCCGCTGGTCCAGGGACCTTGCCACACAACATTGACGCTCTTCTCTTCGCCGTATACAGCATGTCCATCGTCTCCATGACTGATGATGAGTGCCTCGCAATGCTAGGCTCCACATGCAAAGCTGCCTTTTGGCGGTTTTCATCCGGA ATGTCAATACAGGGCAGGTGCAACATTCATGGAGCTTGGGTTTTGAACGGTATCTGTGTACGAATCGCCCAGAAAATGGGCCTCCACAGAGATGGGGAGCTTCTCGGCCTTCCACCTTTTGAAACTGAGATGAGGCGGCGGATTTGGTGGCAGATTTTCATGTTGGACTCCAAATTCTCCATGATATCAGGGCTGAGCCAATCACTGCTTCCTCGACCTAGCGACTGTAAACTTCCCAAAAACCTGAATGACGCGGACTTACATGCGGGTGCAACGGAGCGATATCAGGATCGCGAAGGCCCGACAGACATGGTAATTCCACTCTTGGTGTATCAAGTTGGCTTTTGCATTCAGCAGCAACAAGACATCGAATCGTTAATGCTCTACAACGAATTGAGCACCCTGAGCtcaggaagaagaagcaaaGTTCAGTCGGCACAAATGAGCGCCTTTATCAAGAATCTCGAGAGTCGGCTCAATGCTGTGATCGATAAGAACTCCGATCCTACGGCTGGTCCTGTCCACGAGTTGGCCAGCCTTCTGAAGTCTccaatactttaa